The proteins below are encoded in one region of Segatella copri:
- a CDS encoding DMT family transporter — MWLVLAFLSAALLGFYDAFKKKALSGNAVIPVLFLNTLFSSLIFLPFIVMSYTGNSLDGTMFHVAEGGWEVHKYIVLKSFIVLSSWIFGYFGMKHLPLTIVGPINATRPVMTLVGALLVYGEVLNLYQWIGVILAIISFAMLSRSGKKEGIDFKHNKWIYFIVLAAVLGAISGLYDKYLMAPPENGGVGLDRMIVQSWYNIYQCFLMGAMLLMIWWPTKKNSTPFHWHWSIIFISIFLSAADFVYFYALSLPGAMISIVSMIRRGSVIVSFLFGAAIFHEKNLKAKFIDLLLVLLGMLFLYFGTK, encoded by the coding sequence ATGTGGTTAGTATTAGCATTTCTCTCAGCAGCGCTGCTGGGATTTTATGATGCCTTCAAGAAGAAGGCGCTTTCAGGTAACGCAGTGATTCCCGTGCTCTTTCTGAACACGCTCTTCTCATCGCTCATCTTCCTGCCGTTCATCGTGATGAGCTATACAGGAAATTCGCTGGATGGAACGATGTTTCATGTAGCAGAAGGCGGATGGGAAGTTCACAAGTACATCGTGCTCAAGAGTTTCATCGTATTGAGCAGCTGGATCTTCGGTTATTTCGGCATGAAACACCTGCCGCTTACCATCGTGGGACCTATCAACGCCACCCGACCGGTAATGACACTCGTAGGTGCCCTGCTGGTTTATGGCGAGGTACTGAATCTGTATCAGTGGATTGGTGTCATCCTTGCCATCATCTCCTTCGCCATGCTTTCGCGCAGCGGCAAGAAAGAGGGTATCGACTTCAAGCACAACAAATGGATTTACTTCATCGTGCTGGCTGCCGTTCTCGGTGCAATAAGCGGTCTCTACGACAAGTATCTGATGGCTCCGCCAGAGAATGGTGGTGTAGGATTAGACAGAATGATTGTGCAGAGCTGGTACAACATCTACCAGTGTTTCCTCATGGGAGCCATGCTGCTGATGATATGGTGGCCTACCAAGAAGAATTCTACCCCATTCCACTGGCACTGGAGTATCATCTTCATCAGTATCTTCCTTTCGGCAGCCGACTTCGTTTATTTCTACGCTCTGAGTCTGCCTGGCGCCATGATCAGTATCGTGAGCATGATTCGCCGCGGTTCGGTTATCGTCAGCTTCCTCTTCGGTGCAGCCATCTTCCATGAGAAGAATCTCAAGGCGAAGTTCATTGATCTGCTCCTGGTATTACTCGGAATGCTCTTCCTCTATTTCGGAACGAAGTAA
- the truA gene encoding tRNA pseudouridine(38-40) synthase TruA, whose protein sequence is MRYFIFFGYDGTNYHGWQIQPNANSVQQELQRALSILLRKEMEVVGAGRTDTGVHARHMAAHFDTDRIPMEPDQLVYRLNRILPRDIAVYEVREVAPEMHARFSAISRTYHYYIHTRKDPFERHYSLQMNYTLNFEKMNEAAQHFLHHEDYAAFCKAGGDNKTTICHVTAARWIQTSPTTWYFEITANRFLRNMVRAVVGTLIDVGREKITMEQFLDILHNGSRSDAGESMPGNALFLEDVGYDFKD, encoded by the coding sequence ATGAGATATTTCATATTCTTCGGTTACGACGGCACCAACTACCACGGCTGGCAGATTCAGCCCAATGCCAATTCGGTGCAGCAGGAGTTGCAGCGCGCCCTCTCCATACTTCTGAGAAAGGAAATGGAGGTGGTGGGAGCAGGAAGGACCGATACCGGCGTACATGCCCGACACATGGCAGCCCACTTCGATACCGACAGGATTCCGATGGAACCCGACCAGCTGGTATACCGTCTGAACCGCATCCTGCCCCGCGACATCGCCGTATACGAAGTAAGGGAGGTAGCCCCAGAGATGCATGCCCGTTTCTCTGCCATCTCGCGCACATACCATTATTATATACATACGCGGAAGGATCCGTTTGAGCGCCATTATTCACTGCAGATGAACTATACCCTGAATTTCGAGAAGATGAACGAGGCGGCTCAGCATTTTCTGCATCACGAAGACTATGCGGCGTTCTGCAAGGCTGGTGGCGACAACAAGACCACCATCTGCCACGTGACAGCCGCCCGATGGATACAGACCTCTCCTACCACCTGGTATTTTGAGATTACCGCCAACCGTTTCCTGAGAAACATGGTGAGAGCCGTAGTGGGTACACTCATCGATGTAGGCAGAGAAAAGATTACGATGGAACAGTTTCTCGATATCCTGCACAACGGAAGCCGCAGCGATGCAGGCGAAAGCATGCCGGGTAACGCATTGTTCCTGGAAGACGTGGGGTATGATTTCAAAGATTAA
- the dapA gene encoding 4-hydroxy-tetrahydrodipicolinate synthase, whose translation MAQNIFKGLGVALITPFNTDGSVDYQSLKRLVEFQIDNGADFLCILATTGEAPCLTQEEKDKITELVKDVNKGRIKILKYCGGNNTAAVVEEIKNSDWSGIDGILSICPYYNKPSQEGLYQHFKAIAQVSPLPIVLYNVPGRTGINMKPETTCRIARDFPNVVAVKEASGSLEQVDEIIKNKPDNFDVISGDDALTFSMIASGAAGVISVIGNALPKAFSRMIRLEFRGEYEPARKIHHSFTELYSLLFVDGNPAGVKALLNDMGFIENELRLPLVPTRIATKQKMSDILKTLNI comes from the coding sequence ATGGCACAGAACATATTCAAGGGTTTAGGTGTTGCCCTTATTACTCCTTTCAACACCGATGGCTCGGTTGATTATCAGTCGCTCAAGCGATTGGTAGAGTTTCAAATTGACAATGGTGCAGACTTCCTTTGCATCCTTGCCACAACTGGTGAGGCTCCATGTCTTACACAGGAAGAGAAAGATAAAATCACAGAATTGGTGAAAGACGTGAACAAGGGTCGCATCAAGATATTGAAATATTGTGGCGGTAATAATACTGCTGCTGTCGTTGAAGAAATCAAGAACTCAGACTGGAGTGGCATTGATGGCATCCTCAGTATCTGTCCTTACTACAACAAACCTTCTCAGGAAGGTCTCTATCAGCACTTCAAGGCCATCGCCCAGGTTAGTCCGCTGCCTATCGTGCTCTACAATGTTCCTGGCAGAACCGGTATCAACATGAAGCCTGAAACAACCTGCCGTATCGCCCGCGACTTCCCTAATGTGGTAGCCGTGAAGGAGGCTAGTGGCAGCCTGGAGCAGGTAGATGAGATTATCAAGAACAAGCCTGATAATTTTGATGTTATCAGCGGTGATGATGCGCTTACCTTCTCAATGATTGCCAGTGGTGCTGCCGGCGTTATTTCTGTTATCGGCAATGCCCTGCCTAAGGCTTTCAGCCGTATGATCCGTCTCGAGTTCCGTGGCGAATATGAGCCAGCCCGTAAGATTCATCATTCTTTTACCGAGCTCTACAGTCTGCTCTTTGTTGACGGTAACCCTGCCGGTGTAAAGGCGCTCCTCAATGATATGGGCTTCATCGAGAACGAGCTCCGTCTGCCTCTGGTTCCTACCCGTATTGCAACCAAGCAGAAGATGAGCGACATTCTGAAGACTTTGAATATCTAA
- a CDS encoding AraC family transcriptional regulator: protein MVDDRRIIHEITPLMGKDVLYIADRHKKEFTYPIHNHSVYELNFVENAKGVRRIVGDSQEVIGDYDLCLITSPDLEHVWEQNECHSDDIREITVQFDFSMSDETLFGRNPYASITRMMQEAKKGLSFPLQAIMKVYGMLDTLSSVKDGFYAVQQFLTILYELSRCENARTLASSSYAKVTVEDDSRRILKVKNFISKNYMDELRLPELASLAGMSSSAFSRFFKLHTGRNISEYIIDLRLGYAARMLVDTAKSISEIGFDCGFNNLSNFNRIFKKKKGCSPSEFRESYHKTRIIV from the coding sequence ATGGTAGATGATAGAAGAATCATACACGAGATAACACCGCTGATGGGTAAGGATGTGCTCTATATTGCAGACCGACACAAGAAGGAGTTTACTTATCCTATCCATAACCATTCGGTGTACGAGTTGAACTTTGTTGAGAATGCAAAGGGAGTAAGAAGAATCGTTGGAGATTCGCAGGAGGTGATAGGCGACTATGATCTTTGTCTCATCACATCGCCCGATCTGGAGCATGTATGGGAGCAGAACGAATGCCACAGCGATGACATCCGTGAGATTACCGTCCAGTTTGATTTCTCCATGAGTGATGAAACGCTCTTCGGAAGAAATCCCTACGCCAGCATTACCCGTATGATGCAGGAAGCGAAGAAGGGACTCTCATTCCCGTTGCAGGCAATCATGAAGGTATACGGAATGCTCGATACTTTAAGTTCCGTAAAAGACGGTTTCTATGCCGTACAGCAGTTCCTGACCATTCTCTACGAACTGTCACGCTGCGAAAATGCCCGCACCCTGGCTTCCAGCAGTTATGCCAAGGTAACGGTAGAAGACGATAGCCGGCGCATCCTGAAGGTGAAGAATTTCATCTCCAAGAACTATATGGATGAACTCCGTCTGCCGGAGCTTGCCTCGCTGGCAGGCATGAGCAGCAGTGCGTTCAGCCGTTTCTTCAAGCTTCATACCGGCAGAAATATCTCTGAGTATATCATCGACCTGCGGCTGGGTTATGCTGCCCGCATGCTGGTAGATACCGCCAAGAGTATCAGCGAGATAGGTTTTGATTGCGGATTCAACAATCTCAGCAACTTCAACCGCATCTTCAAGAAAAAGAAAGGATGCTCGCCAAGCGAGTTCCGTGAAAGCTATCATAAGACAAGAATCATTGTATAA
- the uxaC gene encoding glucuronate isomerase — translation MKQFMDENFLLDTKTAQDLFHNHAAKMPIIDYHCHLIPEMVANDHKFKSITELWLGGDHYKWRAMRTNGVDERFCTGTDTSDWEKFEKWAETVPYTFRNPLYHWTHLELKTAFGINKQLSPKTAREIYDECNEKLQLPEFSARGLMRHYNVECVCTTDDPIDDLRYHKQTRESGFEIKMIPAWRPDKAMNIEKPDFADYMNKLGEVAGVNLVTFQDMVDALQKRHDFFTENGCKLSDHGIEEFYDEPYTDSQIETIFAKAMRGQQLSALEIRQYKHAFLKVCAEMDHAADWTQQYHYGAIRDNNTLMYNKLGADTGFDSIGEFTTAKAMSSFLNELNMEGKLTRTILYTLNPCANEVIATMLGNFQDGSCPGKIQFGSGWWFNDQLDGMTRQMNALSVLGLLSRFVGMLTDSRSFLSYPRHEYFRRLLCNLLGNDVEKGLLPNDMESLSRMVEDISYNNARNYFKFY, via the coding sequence ATGAAGCAATTTATGGATGAAAACTTCCTGCTCGACACTAAGACTGCACAGGATCTTTTCCACAATCATGCGGCTAAAATGCCAATTATCGATTATCACTGCCACCTCATCCCTGAGATGGTAGCCAATGATCACAAGTTTAAGAGTATTACAGAACTTTGGCTCGGCGGCGACCACTACAAGTGGCGTGCTATGCGTACCAATGGTGTAGATGAGCGCTTCTGCACAGGTACTGATACTAGCGACTGGGAGAAGTTCGAGAAGTGGGCTGAAACAGTGCCTTATACTTTCCGTAACCCTCTCTATCACTGGACTCACCTGGAGCTCAAGACTGCTTTCGGTATCAATAAGCAGCTCAGCCCTAAAACAGCCCGTGAAATCTACGATGAGTGTAACGAGAAGTTGCAGTTGCCTGAATTCAGTGCTCGTGGCTTGATGCGTCATTACAATGTAGAGTGCGTTTGTACTACAGACGACCCAATCGATGACCTGCGTTACCACAAGCAGACACGTGAGAGCGGTTTCGAAATCAAGATGATTCCTGCTTGGCGTCCTGACAAGGCTATGAACATCGAGAAGCCAGATTTCGCTGACTATATGAACAAGCTCGGTGAGGTAGCAGGTGTTAACCTCGTTACATTCCAGGATATGGTTGATGCTTTGCAGAAGCGTCACGACTTCTTTACTGAGAACGGCTGTAAGTTGAGCGACCACGGTATCGAGGAGTTCTACGATGAGCCATACACAGATTCTCAGATTGAGACTATCTTTGCCAAGGCTATGCGTGGCCAGCAGCTTTCTGCTCTCGAAATCCGTCAGTACAAGCATGCATTCCTCAAGGTTTGCGCTGAGATGGATCATGCTGCCGACTGGACACAGCAGTACCACTATGGTGCTATCCGCGACAACAATACACTGATGTACAACAAGCTTGGTGCTGATACCGGTTTCGATTCTATCGGTGAGTTCACTACAGCCAAGGCTATGAGCAGCTTCCTCAATGAGCTCAACATGGAGGGTAAGCTTACACGTACTATCCTCTATACATTGAACCCATGTGCCAATGAGGTAATCGCTACCATGCTCGGTAACTTCCAGGATGGTTCTTGCCCAGGTAAGATTCAGTTTGGTTCTGGCTGGTGGTTCAACGATCAGCTCGATGGTATGACCCGCCAGATGAACGCACTCTCTGTATTGGGTCTCCTGAGCCGTTTCGTAGGTATGTTGACTGACTCTCGTTCATTCCTCAGCTACCCACGTCACGAGTACTTCCGTCGTTTGCTCTGCAACCTCCTCGGCAATGATGTAGAGAAGGGCTTGCTTCCTAACGACATGGAGAGCCTCTCTCGTATGGTAGAGGATATCTCTTACAACAATGCTCGCAACTACTTCAAGTTCTATTAA
- a CDS encoding YihY/virulence factor BrkB family protein — translation MGVINRILGFYEDIREFNSSNIKDFRGRLKSWIKMGMLAGRIFYLKDMWARDVAALTFASFMALIPFMAMMFVIARGFGYASLLESWLSTTFEAQPVVAQTIVNFVHNYIENTQSNYIIGTGIVMFLYTIVSLMQKIELTFDDIWHTGERSWKQIVTEYPTILFGLGLLILFASSINVWTVNMVDNVDRIADIGDTIPSFILHLAAFVPMFLFFVFCYYVIPNTYIRVRSTLVPSFLAGVCMTALQYGYIYLQVFLSSYNVIYGSLAAIPLFLLWLQISWAIVVFGALLCHTNQNIHYYDGDLQYDHLKLVQRIKVCGVVMHLVCRRFNQGEQAYTPKEIHDLTKVPQQIVNQSVKELLRARLLVEIRNGKKSSFEESVVLHPIEKIEHLTYGVMIERLFSYGEDISSLAALESDMAMWKDIDIVNAEFIEKGKQIAF, via the coding sequence ATGGGGGTAATAAACAGAATACTAGGTTTTTACGAAGATATCAGAGAGTTCAATTCTTCTAATATCAAAGACTTCCGGGGCAGACTCAAGTCTTGGATCAAGATGGGTATGCTTGCCGGTCGCATCTTCTATCTCAAGGATATGTGGGCCAGGGATGTGGCTGCCTTGACTTTTGCCTCCTTCATGGCTCTGATACCTTTCATGGCTATGATGTTTGTCATAGCCCGTGGTTTCGGCTATGCCTCTCTGCTCGAATCCTGGCTCTCTACCACCTTCGAGGCACAGCCTGTTGTGGCGCAGACCATCGTTAACTTCGTTCACAATTATATTGAGAATACACAGAGCAACTACATCATCGGTACGGGTATCGTGATGTTTCTCTATACCATCGTTTCGCTGATGCAGAAGATAGAGCTTACCTTCGATGACATCTGGCATACGGGCGAGCGTTCGTGGAAGCAGATTGTTACCGAATATCCTACCATTCTGTTTGGTCTGGGACTGCTGATTCTCTTTGCTTCGAGCATCAATGTATGGACGGTGAATATGGTGGATAATGTAGACAGGATAGCGGATATCGGGGATACCATTCCTTCGTTCATCCTCCATCTGGCAGCTTTCGTACCGATGTTCCTGTTCTTCGTGTTCTGCTATTATGTCATCCCGAATACCTATATCCGGGTTCGCAGTACCCTGGTTCCATCGTTCCTGGCGGGTGTCTGCATGACGGCACTTCAGTATGGATATATCTATCTGCAGGTTTTTCTGTCCAGCTACAATGTCATCTATGGTTCGCTGGCAGCCATTCCGCTCTTCCTGTTATGGCTTCAGATTTCGTGGGCTATCGTAGTGTTTGGCGCCTTGCTCTGCCATACCAACCAGAACATCCATTATTATGATGGTGATTTGCAGTACGATCACCTGAAACTGGTGCAGCGCATCAAGGTTTGTGGGGTGGTGATGCATCTGGTATGTCGTCGGTTCAATCAGGGCGAACAGGCGTATACTCCGAAAGAAATTCATGATTTAACGAAGGTGCCTCAACAGATTGTCAACCAGTCGGTTAAGGAACTGTTACGTGCCCGTTTGCTGGTAGAAATCCGGAATGGTAAGAAAAGCAGTTTTGAGGAATCGGTGGTTCTTCATCCGATAGAGAAGATAGAGCATCTTACCTATGGTGTGATGATAGAGCGCCTCTTCAGTTATGGCGAGGATATCTCAAGCCTGGCCGCATTGGAGTCGGATATGGCGATGTGGAAGGATATCGATATCGTGAATGCAGAGTTCATAGAAAAGGGAAAGCAAATCGCTTTCTGA
- a CDS encoding phosphoribosyltransferase, whose translation MANYENEINSWPVLKNGLHYKWLVDYAAFSAFGTFELTAEEWEKRDLIVNFKGNSELTTEMDHQEALKKAIEMVSDKLKSLLGEEAAQFTLVCIPAALEAHTKRRFKEFSEEICKATGMTNAYPAFSYTHDVDEDGDPVDELHIDEAFFQGKKIILFDDIIASGNSVAKFADQLEGYGAKVELALALGKKISDGYDQK comes from the coding sequence ATGGCTAATTACGAAAATGAAATCAACTCGTGGCCAGTCCTGAAAAACGGACTGCACTACAAATGGCTTGTCGACTACGCTGCATTCAGCGCCTTCGGTACTTTTGAGCTCACAGCAGAGGAATGGGAAAAACGCGACCTTATCGTCAACTTTAAAGGTAACTCTGAGCTCACTACGGAGATGGACCATCAGGAAGCCCTGAAGAAGGCTATCGAAATGGTATCAGACAAGCTGAAGAGTCTTTTGGGCGAAGAGGCAGCACAGTTTACCCTGGTCTGTATTCCTGCAGCTCTTGAGGCGCATACCAAGCGCCGTTTCAAGGAGTTCAGCGAGGAGATATGCAAGGCTACGGGCATGACCAACGCCTACCCTGCCTTCAGCTACACGCATGATGTAGATGAAGATGGCGATCCTGTAGATGAACTCCATATCGACGAGGCTTTCTTCCAGGGCAAAAAGATCATTCTCTTTGATGACATCATCGCATCCGGCAATTCGGTAGCCAAGTTTGCCGACCAGCTGGAAGGATATGGTGCCAAGGTAGAACTGGCGCTAGCACTGGGAAAAAAGATTTCTGACGGATATGACCAGAAATAA
- a CDS encoding YitT family protein produces MTRKTKLHEIRDYVIIALAMIEGSIGLNIFLLPNHITMGGVGGIASILYWGFGIPASVSYLALNVFLLLIAFRILGYKFCLKTIYGVGIFALTTRLIETHTVGMTPLLHDQPFMATVIGAFFMGSSAGLGLSCNGSTGGSDTVAAMINKYWNISLGHAIMICDLCIITSSYLVLRDWEMVIYGYVCLFVQSLCVDHVVNALRRSVQFFIISDKYLELSAAINTAADRGCTVMDGHGCYSGKDVHMLFVLARQRESQKIFRLIDEIDPTAFVSQSAVIGVYGEGFDRFKVGKKIGLPKKK; encoded by the coding sequence ATGACGAGAAAAACAAAACTTCATGAAATCCGCGACTACGTTATCATTGCCCTGGCGATGATAGAAGGTAGTATCGGTTTGAACATCTTCCTGCTTCCCAATCATATCACGATGGGTGGTGTAGGAGGTATCGCTTCTATCCTTTACTGGGGATTTGGCATCCCGGCATCTGTATCTTATCTGGCGCTCAATGTGTTCCTGCTTCTCATCGCATTCCGCATTCTGGGCTATAAGTTCTGTCTGAAGACCATCTATGGTGTTGGTATCTTTGCCTTAACTACCCGTCTGATAGAGACGCATACGGTAGGCATGACGCCGCTGCTTCACGACCAGCCGTTCATGGCAACGGTCATCGGTGCGTTCTTCATGGGCAGCAGTGCCGGTCTGGGTCTTTCCTGCAATGGTTCTACGGGTGGTTCTGATACCGTAGCGGCGATGATCAACAAGTATTGGAACATTTCCCTGGGTCATGCCATCATGATTTGCGACCTGTGTATCATCACCAGTTCTTATCTGGTATTGCGCGATTGGGAGATGGTGATTTACGGTTATGTCTGCCTCTTTGTGCAGTCGCTCTGTGTAGATCATGTGGTGAATGCGTTGCGCCGTTCGGTTCAGTTCTTCATCATCAGCGACAAATATCTGGAGCTCAGTGCAGCCATCAATACCGCTGCCGACCGAGGTTGTACGGTGATGGATGGTCATGGCTGTTACAGTGGCAAGGATGTCCACATGCTGTTTGTATTGGCGCGTCAGCGTGAGTCTCAGAAGATATTCCGTCTTATCGACGAGATAGATCCTACCGCCTTTGTCAGCCAGAGTGCCGTCATCGGTGTTTATGGCGAAGGTTTCGACCGTTTCAAGGTAGGCAAGAAGATAGGTTTGCCGAAGAAGAAATAG
- a CDS encoding N-acetylmuramoyl-L-alanine amidase, whose protein sequence is MTQKHRSISLIVIHCSATRVTQDFTFEQLEACHLARGFKSIGYHYYITKDGVVYPGRPESEVGAHARHYNAHSIGICYEGGLDKNGKPADTRTPAQNQSLYSLLESLCLSYPDAEILGHRDLPNVHKDCPSFDVKRWLKLVDFHI, encoded by the coding sequence ATGACACAGAAACATCGTAGCATTTCACTCATCGTGATCCACTGTTCTGCCACGAGAGTGACTCAGGATTTCACATTCGAGCAGTTGGAGGCCTGCCATCTTGCCCGCGGTTTCAAGAGTATCGGCTATCATTATTACATCACGAAGGATGGTGTGGTATATCCGGGTCGTCCGGAGTCGGAGGTAGGAGCCCATGCCCGTCATTACAATGCCCACAGCATCGGCATCTGTTATGAGGGAGGTCTCGACAAGAACGGCAAGCCTGCCGATACGCGCACTCCAGCCCAGAATCAGTCTCTGTATTCGCTTCTGGAGAGCCTCTGCCTCTCCTATCCTGATGCAGAGATACTGGGCCACCGCGATTTGCCGAACGTTCACAAAGACTGTCCGTCGTTTGATGTCAAGCGATGGCTGAAGTTGGTAGATTTCCACATCTAG
- a CDS encoding smalltalk protein yields the protein MKKVNWKTIINFLITVLTAVASSFCVQNC from the coding sequence ATGAAAAAAGTAAATTGGAAAACCATCATCAACTTCCTCATCACGGTATTAACAGCTGTAGCCAGCTCATTCTGTGTACAGAACTGCTAA
- a CDS encoding DNA-binding protein, with product MILIKLAKNKNKTIKEAYGKYYARPVVTETIGIDELAEHMASHNTPFSKGAIKGLLTDMVSCVKELVLQNKAVKIDNLAIFSIGIINKMGAASIKEWSLAKFVEGYRLRARATGKLSNTQLSLDANAKNAMDLLNSSESAAGDTTTGDTTQGSGTTGGGGTSQGGSTDGTGDNGDGLE from the coding sequence ATGATTCTCATCAAGTTAGCGAAGAACAAGAACAAGACAATCAAGGAAGCGTATGGCAAGTATTATGCGCGACCAGTAGTAACAGAAACCATCGGTATCGATGAACTCGCCGAACACATGGCGAGCCACAACACCCCGTTCTCGAAGGGTGCCATCAAGGGCCTTCTCACCGATATGGTGAGCTGTGTGAAGGAGCTCGTGCTCCAGAACAAGGCAGTGAAGATAGACAACCTTGCCATCTTCTCCATCGGCATCATCAACAAGATGGGAGCCGCCAGCATCAAGGAGTGGAGCCTCGCCAAGTTTGTAGAAGGCTACCGCCTCAGAGCACGTGCTACCGGCAAGCTCAGCAACACCCAGCTCTCTCTCGATGCCAACGCCAAGAACGCCATGGATCTCCTCAACTCTAGCGAGAGCGCTGCAGGCGATACCACCACTGGCGATACCACACAGGGCAGCGGAACCACTGGGGGCGGCGGTACATCACAAGGCGGCAGTACCGACGGAACAGGCGACAACGGAGACGGCCTGGAGTAG
- a CDS encoding ATP-binding protein: protein MKYPIGIQNFSEIIDGGYVYLDKTKLLYDLVHNGKIYFLSRPRRFGKSLLISTLECYFQGKKELFKGLAIEQLEKEWKQYPVFHIDFNGKDFTQAGELEKTLQTFVETQELNYGRNPLANTLGDRFMAVLKAAHERTGLGAVVLIDEYDKPLLDVLDSGLKTFDSEGNERLLEDRHREIMKGFYSVFKAADRDLKFVLLTGVTKFSQVSVFSGFNQPDDISMDDRYEALCGITEEELYSVFDEQIKAMAARYKVSEDEMKYRLKRKYDGYHFSPSMLDIYNPFSILNSLSKKILSDFWFRTGSPTYLVRLLAHFDENLNELTGKFYPTSSFIDYKADTEAPLPMIYQSGYLTIKDWNMDTDSYLLDFPNDEVKAGFVTMVAANYLKPKESPDAWVVEVVNTMKMGDCDKLEKLLTSFFASIPYSQRRKDDEREKERYFQYTFYLVIRMISSFTVLIEKEQSEGRVDCIIETPMFVYIFEFKRDGSATEALKQIEEKGYAREYATDNRTIYLIGCNFSSKTGTIDDWKSKGKSV, encoded by the coding sequence ATGAAATATCCTATAGGTATACAAAACTTTAGTGAAATTATAGATGGCGGTTATGTTTATCTCGACAAGACCAAGCTCCTCTATGATTTAGTGCATAATGGGAAAATATATTTTCTGAGTCGTCCAAGACGATTCGGAAAGTCGTTGTTGATTTCTACCCTGGAATGCTACTTCCAAGGAAAAAAAGAATTGTTTAAAGGACTTGCCATCGAACAGTTAGAAAAAGAATGGAAGCAATATCCTGTTTTTCATATTGATTTCAACGGCAAGGACTTCACACAGGCAGGCGAATTGGAAAAAACCTTGCAGACTTTTGTTGAAACCCAAGAACTGAATTATGGCAGAAACCCATTGGCCAACACCTTGGGAGACCGATTCATGGCTGTTTTGAAAGCTGCCCACGAAAGGACAGGACTTGGCGCCGTAGTCCTGATAGATGAATATGACAAACCTTTATTGGATGTTTTAGACTCAGGGTTAAAGACCTTCGATTCTGAAGGCAACGAACGTTTGTTGGAAGACCGACATCGTGAAATCATGAAAGGTTTCTACAGTGTCTTCAAGGCTGCTGACAGAGATTTGAAATTCGTGCTGTTGACAGGTGTTACCAAGTTCTCGCAAGTAAGCGTATTCAGTGGTTTCAACCAACCAGATGACATCAGCATGGACGACCGCTACGAGGCTCTTTGCGGCATCACGGAAGAGGAACTGTATTCTGTCTTTGATGAGCAAATCAAGGCAATGGCTGCAAGATATAAAGTGTCTGAGGATGAGATGAAATATCGGCTCAAGCGCAAATATGACGGTTACCATTTCAGCCCAAGCATGCTCGACATCTACAATCCTTTCAGTATCTTGAACTCACTGAGCAAGAAAATCCTGAGTGATTTCTGGTTCCGTACAGGTTCACCTACTTATCTGGTCCGCTTATTAGCTCACTTCGACGAAAACCTCAATGAACTGACAGGGAAATTTTATCCTACCAGCAGTTTTATAGATTACAAGGCGGATACAGAGGCTCCATTGCCAATGATTTACCAGAGTGGTTATCTCACCATTAAGGATTGGAACATGGATACCGATTCTTATCTCTTGGATTTTCCAAACGATGAAGTAAAAGCTGGTTTCGTAACCATGGTGGCTGCCAACTATCTGAAGCCCAAGGAATCGCCTGACGCTTGGGTCGTAGAAGTTGTTAATACGATGAAGATGGGAGATTGTGACAAATTGGAGAAACTACTTACTTCCTTCTTCGCCAGTATACCCTATAGCCAACGTCGTAAAGATGACGAGCGGGAAAAAGAGCGATACTTTCAATATACCTTCTATCTGGTGATTCGCATGATAAGCAGTTTTACCGTTCTAATAGAAAAGGAGCAAAGTGAAGGACGGGTTGATTGCATTATTGAGACCCCAATGTTTGTATATATCTTCGAATTTAAGCGTGATGGGTCAGCGACTGAAGCCTTGAAACAAATCGAGGAAAAAGGATATGCCCGTGAGTATGCTACAGACAACAGAACGATTTACCTGATAGGCTGCAATTTCTCGTCTAAGACGGGGACGATTGACGACTGGAAGTCTAAGGGCAAAAGCGTTTAA
- a CDS encoding DUF4248 domain-containing protein yields MIEDRSYGKAELAMLYFPTATPRVALNRLVRWINRCPELKQSLCSGYAGKFSHFYTRQQVAEIIEFLDEP; encoded by the coding sequence ATGATAGAAGACAGAAGTTACGGGAAGGCAGAGCTCGCCATGCTCTACTTTCCCACCGCTACCCCCAGGGTAGCGCTCAACCGGCTGGTGAGATGGATCAACCGGTGCCCCGAGCTCAAGCAGAGCCTCTGTTCGGGCTACGCCGGCAAGTTTTCCCACTTCTACACCCGGCAACAAGTAGCAGAAATCATCGAATTTCTGGATGAACCATAA